From Mercenaria mercenaria strain notata chromosome 17, MADL_Memer_1, whole genome shotgun sequence, the proteins below share one genomic window:
- the LOC123536255 gene encoding cytochrome P450 2J4-like isoform X2, which translates to MREVDAAIDVLYATKGKPSDVRLLTSMMISNVIYGIVFAKRFHYKDEKLQEIIENLDKIFQGGGALSLEGMLPNFLLKLLNKEAYDRVQNRLRTITWIKEHIYGEISNHESTFDNENIRDFIDLYLQAKIQHSDETIFNKGNMFRVIMELFVAGSETTSNTINWCILYMQEYPDIQKKCQDEIFEKCGDKVVTWAERGSLPYIEATLLEIQRMANIAPVSVPHTSDVDVTLGGYFIPRRTLIIANLYSSNMDPRHWDQPEIFNPERFIEGGKLKKNPALIPFSIGPRICLGESLARMEMFLIFTNLLQRFTFCREDDNVKHTFENILDQTTNAPKPYKTRAVKRA; encoded by the exons ATGCGCGAGGTTGACGCTGCTATTGACGTTCTCTACGCCACCAAAGGAAAGCCGTCAGACGTGCGACTGCTTACGTCAATGATGATCAGCAATGTTATTTATGGAATCGTTTTTgcaaaaag gTTTCACTACAAAGATGAAAAGTTACAAGAAATAATCGAAAACCTGGATAAGATATTCCAGGGAGGTGGTGCATTGTCGCTTGAAGGGATGCTGCCAAACTTTCTTCTTAAGCTTTTAAACAAAGAG GCTTACGACAGAGTGCAGAATCGCCTGCGTACAATAACATGGATAAAAGAACATATTTACGGCGAGATAAGCAACCATGAGAGCACGTTTGACAACGAGAACATACGAGATTTCATAGATTTGTATCTGCAAGCAAAGATTCAACACTCTGACGAAACTATTTTCAACA AGGGAAACATGTTTCGTGTGATCATGGAACTATTTGTAGCAGGATCTGAAACAACGTCAAATACAATCAACTGGTGTATACTTTATATGCAAGAGTATCCGGATATACAGAAAAAATGTCAGGACGAAATATTTGAG AAATGTGGTGACAAGGTTGTAACATGGGCAGAGAGAGGTTCCTTGCCGTATATAGAAGCAACACTGCTTGAAATACAAAGAATGGCAAATATAG CACCAGTGTCAGTACCACACACATCCGATGTTGATGTTACTCTCGGAGGGTACTTTATACCGCGGAGGACTCTGATTATTGCCAATTTATACTCATCCAATATGGATCCGCGTCACTGGGACCAGCCAGAAATCTTCAATCCTGAGAGGTTTATAGAAGGCGGGAAACTGAAGAAAAATCCAGCACTGATCCCGTTTTCAATAG GTCCACGGATATGTTTAGGAGAATCTTTGGCCAGAATGGAAATGTTTTTGATCTTCACAAATCTGCTACAGAGATTTACCTTCTGTAGAGAAGACGATAACGTCAAACACACCTTCGAGAATATTTTAGACCAAACAACAAATGCTCCGAAACCGTACAAAACCCGTGCTGTTAAGCGAGCTTAG
- the LOC123536255 gene encoding cytochrome P450 2J4-like isoform X1, with amino-acid sequence MEGLLSLANIPVLLIFLTVFLICYLYLQRRSNFPPGPPGLPILGNLLWSKGLKKKGIKQYQALFEASRTYGDIVSITVLGQRFVYLHGYETIREAFVKNGDVFSNRPSWLKGLKEEIKEGKGVVWQSGNAWKVLRKFVLQTLREFGVGKTSLEQKIMREVDAAIDVLYATKGKPSDVRLLTSMMISNVIYGIVFAKRFHYKDEKLQEIIENLDKIFQGGGALSLEGMLPNFLLKLLNKEAYDRVQNRLRTITWIKEHIYGEISNHESTFDNENIRDFIDLYLQAKIQHSDETIFNKGNMFRVIMELFVAGSETTSNTINWCILYMQEYPDIQKKCQDEIFEKCGDKVVTWAERGSLPYIEATLLEIQRMANIAPVSVPHTSDVDVTLGGYFIPRRTLIIANLYSSNMDPRHWDQPEIFNPERFIEGGKLKKNPALIPFSIGPRICLGESLARMEMFLIFTNLLQRFTFCREDDNVKHTFENILDQTTNAPKPYKTRAVKRA; translated from the exons atggaaggTTTATTAAGTTTAGCCAACATTCCCGTGTTGTTGATATTCTTAACAGTTTTCTTGATTTGTTACCTATATTTACAAAGGAGATCGAACTTCCCACCTGGGCCCCCGGGCTTGCCAATCTTAGGCAACCTGCTTTGGTCGAAAGGACTAAAAAAGAAAGGGATTAAACAATACCAAGCGTTGTTTGAGGCAAGCAGAACGTATGGCGATATAGTATCAATTACGGTCTTGGGTCAGAGGTTCGTATACCTACATGGATATGAAACAATTCGTGAGGCCTTCGTGAAGAATGGGGATGTATTCAGTAACCGACCTAGCTGGCTTAAGGGACTTAAAGAGGAAATCAAGGAAGGAAAAG GTGTTGTATGGCAAAGCGGGAATGCCTGGAAAGTTTTGCGGAAGTTTGTTCTGCAGACACTTAGAGAATTTGGCGTTGGGAAGACATCTTTAGAACAAAAAATCATGCGCGAGGTTGACGCTGCTATTGACGTTCTCTACGCCACCAAAGGAAAGCCGTCAGACGTGCGACTGCTTACGTCAATGATGATCAGCAATGTTATTTATGGAATCGTTTTTgcaaaaag gTTTCACTACAAAGATGAAAAGTTACAAGAAATAATCGAAAACCTGGATAAGATATTCCAGGGAGGTGGTGCATTGTCGCTTGAAGGGATGCTGCCAAACTTTCTTCTTAAGCTTTTAAACAAAGAG GCTTACGACAGAGTGCAGAATCGCCTGCGTACAATAACATGGATAAAAGAACATATTTACGGCGAGATAAGCAACCATGAGAGCACGTTTGACAACGAGAACATACGAGATTTCATAGATTTGTATCTGCAAGCAAAGATTCAACACTCTGACGAAACTATTTTCAACA AGGGAAACATGTTTCGTGTGATCATGGAACTATTTGTAGCAGGATCTGAAACAACGTCAAATACAATCAACTGGTGTATACTTTATATGCAAGAGTATCCGGATATACAGAAAAAATGTCAGGACGAAATATTTGAG AAATGTGGTGACAAGGTTGTAACATGGGCAGAGAGAGGTTCCTTGCCGTATATAGAAGCAACACTGCTTGAAATACAAAGAATGGCAAATATAG CACCAGTGTCAGTACCACACACATCCGATGTTGATGTTACTCTCGGAGGGTACTTTATACCGCGGAGGACTCTGATTATTGCCAATTTATACTCATCCAATATGGATCCGCGTCACTGGGACCAGCCAGAAATCTTCAATCCTGAGAGGTTTATAGAAGGCGGGAAACTGAAGAAAAATCCAGCACTGATCCCGTTTTCAATAG GTCCACGGATATGTTTAGGAGAATCTTTGGCCAGAATGGAAATGTTTTTGATCTTCACAAATCTGCTACAGAGATTTACCTTCTGTAGAGAAGACGATAACGTCAAACACACCTTCGAGAATATTTTAGACCAAACAACAAATGCTCCGAAACCGTACAAAACCCGTGCTGTTAAGCGAGCTTAG